One window from the genome of Mauremys mutica isolate MM-2020 ecotype Southern chromosome 4, ASM2049712v1, whole genome shotgun sequence encodes:
- the PHTF1 gene encoding protein PHTF1 isoform X1 → MAAPGRDAIAWYQKKIGAYDQQIWEKSIEQTEVKGFKNKPKKKGHIQPDLIDVDLIRGSTFAKAKPEIPWTSLTRKGIVRVVFFPLFSRWWIQVTSQHIFMWLLVLYLMQVIAVVLYFMIPVVSASEIIGPMCLMLLMGTVHCQIVSTQINKHPGTNGSSRRRRKLRKPGGSDGSRDAGSWSSSDKANKGDKQLEPTSIINSLFGMLFRRRLRRVKLVADKGTETESGVSSVYSGIKNRLSRSEYRLLHFKERDRLSDGEKSHRDGCTHTGGISDELSSEEDAEAMAQRILLRRSVEGASSDNSYEDKNRKPLTSSNQSVSQVNQGIKGSRESDSVVESELDSTAFSQESRSCFSGGSQSCSVSRRDSESTRHDSETEDMLWDDLLHGPECRSSYTSDSEEGNVKGSKRDLKDDVFQQNHLFWLQNSSPASAKVSALIWEGSECKKVDMSVLEISGIIMSRVNAYQQGVGYQMLGNVVTIGLACLPFLYRLVHTKNLEQLRSISMKELLNIFCGAPTITPVIVLAVINFLERLCLTWMFFFMMCVAERTYKQRFLFAKLFSHITSARKARKYEIPHFRLKKVENIKIWLSLRSYLKRRGPQRSVDVVVSSIFLLALSIAFICCAQVLKGHKTFLNAAYNWEFLIWETALLLFLLRLASLGSETNKKYSNISILLTEQINLYLKMEKKPNKKEQLSLVNNVLKLSTKLLKELDTPFRLYGLTMNPLIYNITRVVILSAISGVISDLLGFNIRLWKIKP, encoded by the exons ATGGCCGCACCTGGCAGAGATGCCATCGCCTGGTACCAGAAGAAG ATTGGAGCCTATGACCAACAGATATGGGAAAAGTCTATAGAACAGACAGAGGTGAAG GGcttcaaaaacaaaccaaaaaaaaagggcCATATACAGCCTGATCTGATAGATGTTGACTTAATCAGAG GCTCCACATTTGCCAAAGCCAAGCCTGAAATCCCGTGGACGTCACTAACTAGAAAGGGGATTGTGCGGGTTGTGTTTTTTCCATTATTCAGCCGTTGGTGGATACAGGTTACGTCCCAGCATATTTTTATGTGGCTTCTGGTCCTTTACCTCATGCAAG TTATAGCAGTCGTGTTGTATTTCATGATACCTGTTGTGAGTGCAAGTGAAATTATTGGACCAATGTGCCTTATGCTACTGATGGGAACTGTTCACTGTCAGATCGTGTCTACCCAGATCAACAAACACCCAGGAACCAATGgaagcagcaggaggcggag aaaattacGCAAACCTGGGGGTAGTGATGGGAGCAGAGATGCTGGCAGCTGGTCTTCCTCTGACAAAGCCAATAAAGGAGACAAGCAGTTGGAACCTACATCCATTATCAACAGTTTGTTTGGCATGCTCTTCCGAAGGAG GTTAAGGAGGGTGAAATTGGTAGCTGATAAAGGGACTGAAACAGAAAGTGGTGTGAGTTCTGTGTATAGTGGCATTAAGAACAGACTTTCCAGATCCGAATATAGGCTGCTGCATttcaaagagagagacagactttCAGATGGGGAGAAGAGTCATCGG GATGGCTGCACACATACGGGTGGCATTTCTGATGAGCTGTCAAGTGAGGAGGATGCTGAAGCCATGGCACAGAGGATTTTGTTACGCAGAAGTGTAGAAGGGGCCTCCAGTGACAATAGCTACGAAGACAAGAATAGGAAACCTCTTACTTCTTCAAACCAGTCAGTTTCACAG GTCAATCAAGGCATTAAAGGTTCCAGAGAGTCCGATAGTGTGGTTGAATCTGAACTAGACTCAACAGCCTTTAGTCAG GAATCAAGGTCTTGTTTTAGTGGTGGGTCCCAGAGCTGCAGTGTTTCTCGGAGAGACTCTGAAAGCACCCGCCATGACTCTGAGACAGAGGACATGCTCTGGGATGACCTGCTTCATGGACCAGAGTGCCGTTCTTCCTACACCAGTGACAGCGAGGAAGGGAATGTAAAAGGAAGTAAACGGGACCTGAAAGACGATGTTTTCCAACAG AACCATTTGTTCTGGCTTCAGAATTCGAGCCCTGCATCTGCAAAAGTAAGTGCCCTGATCTGGGAGGGAAGTGAGTGCAAGAAGGTGGACATGTCTGTGCTGGAGATCAGCGGGATCATCATGAGCAGA GTTAATGCCTATCAGCAGGGAGTAGGCTATCAGATGCTGGGAAACGTTGTCACCATTGGGTTAGCATGTCTTCCTTTCCTCTACCGGCTCGTCCATACAAAGAATCTTGAACAGCTGCGATCCATTTCAATGAAGGAACTTTTGAATATCTTTTGTGGGGCTCCTACCATCACCCCTGTCATTGTCTTGGCTGTGATTAACTTCCTGGAGCGTCTCTGCCTGACTTGGATGTTTTTCTTTATGATGTGCGTTGCTGAGAGAACTTACAAACAG CGGTTTTTGTTTGCCAAACTTTTTAGTCACATAACATCTGCCCGAAAAGCCAGGAAGTATGAAATCCCCCACTTCAGACTCAAGAAGGTGGAGAATATTAAAATTTGGTTGTCACTGCGCTCCTACCTAAAG AGGAGAGGGCCCCAGCGATCTGTGGATGTAGTTGTCTCTTCAATCTTTTTATTGGCTCTATCAATTGCTTTCATATGCTGTGCACAG GTTTTAAAAGGGCACAAAACATTCCTGAATGCAGCTTACAACTGGGAGTTCCTCATCTGGGAAACAGCCCTCCTCCTTTTTCTACTGCGCCTGGCATCACTGGGCTCTGAAACCAACAAAAAATATAGTAATATTTCAATCCTGCTCACTGAACAG ATTAATTTATACCTAAAGATGGAAAAGAAGCCAAACAAGAAAGAACAGCTCTCCCTAGTGAACAATGTTTTAAAACTGTCTACAAAGCTACTGAAG GAGTTAGACACACCATTTAGACTCTATGGCCTGACTATGAACCCTTTAATCTACAACATCACACGAGTTGTGATCCTGTCTGCCATCTCAGGTGTTATAAGTGATCTTCTTGGATTCAATATCAGA TTATGGAAAATCAAACCATGA
- the PHTF1 gene encoding protein PHTF1 isoform X2 produces the protein MAQRILLRRSVEGASSDNSYEDKNRKPLTSSNQSVSQVNQGIKGSRESDSVVESELDSTAFSQESRSCFSGGSQSCSVSRRDSESTRHDSETEDMLWDDLLHGPECRSSYTSDSEEGNVKGSKRDLKDDVFQQNHLFWLQNSSPASAKVSALIWEGSECKKVDMSVLEISGIIMSRVNAYQQGVGYQMLGNVVTIGLACLPFLYRLVHTKNLEQLRSISMKELLNIFCGAPTITPVIVLAVINFLERLCLTWMFFFMMCVAERTYKQRFLFAKLFSHITSARKARKYEIPHFRLKKVENIKIWLSLRSYLKRRGPQRSVDVVVSSIFLLALSIAFICCAQVLKGHKTFLNAAYNWEFLIWETALLLFLLRLASLGSETNKKYSNISILLTEQINLYLKMEKKPNKKEQLSLVNNVLKLSTKLLKELDTPFRLYGLTMNPLIYNITRVVILSAISGVISDLLGFNIRLWKIKP, from the exons ATGGCACAGAGGATTTTGTTACGCAGAAGTGTAGAAGGGGCCTCCAGTGACAATAGCTACGAAGACAAGAATAGGAAACCTCTTACTTCTTCAAACCAGTCAGTTTCACAG GTCAATCAAGGCATTAAAGGTTCCAGAGAGTCCGATAGTGTGGTTGAATCTGAACTAGACTCAACAGCCTTTAGTCAG GAATCAAGGTCTTGTTTTAGTGGTGGGTCCCAGAGCTGCAGTGTTTCTCGGAGAGACTCTGAAAGCACCCGCCATGACTCTGAGACAGAGGACATGCTCTGGGATGACCTGCTTCATGGACCAGAGTGCCGTTCTTCCTACACCAGTGACAGCGAGGAAGGGAATGTAAAAGGAAGTAAACGGGACCTGAAAGACGATGTTTTCCAACAG AACCATTTGTTCTGGCTTCAGAATTCGAGCCCTGCATCTGCAAAAGTAAGTGCCCTGATCTGGGAGGGAAGTGAGTGCAAGAAGGTGGACATGTCTGTGCTGGAGATCAGCGGGATCATCATGAGCAGA GTTAATGCCTATCAGCAGGGAGTAGGCTATCAGATGCTGGGAAACGTTGTCACCATTGGGTTAGCATGTCTTCCTTTCCTCTACCGGCTCGTCCATACAAAGAATCTTGAACAGCTGCGATCCATTTCAATGAAGGAACTTTTGAATATCTTTTGTGGGGCTCCTACCATCACCCCTGTCATTGTCTTGGCTGTGATTAACTTCCTGGAGCGTCTCTGCCTGACTTGGATGTTTTTCTTTATGATGTGCGTTGCTGAGAGAACTTACAAACAG CGGTTTTTGTTTGCCAAACTTTTTAGTCACATAACATCTGCCCGAAAAGCCAGGAAGTATGAAATCCCCCACTTCAGACTCAAGAAGGTGGAGAATATTAAAATTTGGTTGTCACTGCGCTCCTACCTAAAG AGGAGAGGGCCCCAGCGATCTGTGGATGTAGTTGTCTCTTCAATCTTTTTATTGGCTCTATCAATTGCTTTCATATGCTGTGCACAG GTTTTAAAAGGGCACAAAACATTCCTGAATGCAGCTTACAACTGGGAGTTCCTCATCTGGGAAACAGCCCTCCTCCTTTTTCTACTGCGCCTGGCATCACTGGGCTCTGAAACCAACAAAAAATATAGTAATATTTCAATCCTGCTCACTGAACAG ATTAATTTATACCTAAAGATGGAAAAGAAGCCAAACAAGAAAGAACAGCTCTCCCTAGTGAACAATGTTTTAAAACTGTCTACAAAGCTACTGAAG GAGTTAGACACACCATTTAGACTCTATGGCCTGACTATGAACCCTTTAATCTACAACATCACACGAGTTGTGATCCTGTCTGCCATCTCAGGTGTTATAAGTGATCTTCTTGGATTCAATATCAGA TTATGGAAAATCAAACCATGA